AAGAGATGATAAATGTCCTAATATCAACTCTCGTTTTATTTCTAAACCAATAAGTAAAAAGAAAATTGCCATTAATCCATCATTTACCCAAAGTATCAAAGGTTTTGAAATATCAAGAATAGTACCTATTTTAAATTCAATAGGAGTGTGTAAAAAGTTATTGTAAAACTCAGATAGAAAGGTATTGCTAAATATTAATGCAAGTAGAGTAACAAGCATTAATATAATACCAGCTGTTGATTCTTTTTGTAAAAATTTTCGTACTAATACTTTCATAATATTTGCCTTTAAAGCTTAATATATTATTTTAGTATAAAGTACTTTATTAAATATTAAAACGAATTTTTAGTATTACCTAGTGTCTTAACTGGTAAGTTATATCTCCAGCACCAACACCTAAGAAAATACCTTCATCATAACTTTTTATGATTTTTTCATCTTTTATTAAATCTATTCTTCCAGCAGTTGAAGAGATTCTATCTGCAAAGATTGGATTATATGCTGCAAACTCTTTTTCAAAATCTATATCAATTTTTTGTTCACCTGGAATTGTCCAAATAGGAAGGATAATTAACTCATCACATCTTCTAAAACACTTTTTGAAACCTTCAAGATTATCACTTGTTCTTGAGTATTTATGAGGTTGCCATAGAACTATTCTATTATTTAGATTTGTTAAGTTGTCATATAACTCAACTGATTTCATTGTAACTTCAATCTCTGTTGGATGATGAGCATAATCATCAATTACAACAAATTTATCATTTGCTTGAACTACATCAAATCTTTTTTTAATACCTTTATATTTTAAAAGGTTAACTCTTATACTTTCAATATCAAGTTCATTTAGTGCTGCTAAAATTGCTAAAGATGCATCAACTGCAATATGATAACCAAATCCCCATACTTCAAATGTTCCTAAGTCTTTTAAATCAAATCTAGTACAAGGCTCTTTATCTTTTAATGTATATGATAAGTTTTTAATATCCTTGCTTGGATAAAGATAAGTAGCCTCTTGAATTTTTAACTTAGCAATATCTTTATCTTCACCATTTAAAACTCTTTTTTTAGCAAGTCCTATAAAACTTTCATAAGCAGAGTAAAACTTATCATAATCATAGTGATAATATTCCATATGCTCTGGTTCTGCATTTGTAACAATTGCACAATATGGATTTGAAAGTAAAAAAGATGCATCTGATTCATCCGCTTCAAAAGCAACTAAATCGTTCACATACCTAAAGTTTGAACCAAAATCTTTTGAAATTGCACCAATTAGTGCTGAACTTTGTAAAATTGAAGCTAAAATCGCTGTTGTAGTTGATTTACCATGAGCCCCTGCC
This sequence is a window from Poseidonibacter parvus. Protein-coding genes within it:
- the murC gene encoding UDP-N-acetylmuramate--L-alanine ligase, whose product is MKVHFIGIGGIGLSALARFLNNDGHEISGSDMKDSPITKELQNEGIQVSCPQEAKNIKDDFDLVIYSAAVTDENPELIQARLNQTRTLSRKEALPIVLGDKKNYCVAGAHGKSTTTAILASILQSSALIGAISKDFGSNFRYVNDLVAFEADESDASFLLSNPYCAIVTNAEPEHMEYYHYDYDKFYSAYESFIGLAKKRVLNGEDKDIAKLKIQEATYLYPSKDIKNLSYTLKDKEPCTRFDLKDLGTFEVWGFGYHIAVDASLAILAALNELDIESIRVNLLKYKGIKKRFDVVQANDKFVVIDDYAHHPTEIEVTMKSVELYDNLTNLNNRIVLWQPHKYSRTSDNLEGFKKCFRRCDELIILPIWTIPGEQKIDIDFEKEFAAYNPIFADRISSTAGRIDLIKDEKIIKSYDEGIFLGVGAGDITYQLRH